One window from the genome of Musa acuminata AAA Group cultivar baxijiao chromosome BXJ1-4, Cavendish_Baxijiao_AAA, whole genome shotgun sequence encodes:
- the LOC135642585 gene encoding zinc finger CCCH domain-containing protein 19-like, whose protein sequence is MEEESGGEDARDVAEPYSPPSPSVGVDEARLSQCDRAECGGEAGCSSVHQGSSVASPHFGSDVDVLKLATLESVPDVTYAGDGDGEAASLEVKEADDSPIFLRGQVAEHDEAEVSLPQGFPVGSSCCSDGGFEKVIVFEPDAGDLLKEEVLHMAAEETKSTLIPQWQQGKDSLKQEVSSSLGSPAVSPSGSDGVLLKFASFETDATATIAGEDGAVEEANMDVDSVQVPLQHHEKDGVQEEVLMLPCSSDVGLLKFVASETVISANTANDDVALEEAVTQMDVDGVLSFACKQAENCGGEDISMPKSPAALSPSVSKERLEKVAAFEIDALATAGDDDAVKEEVSLVDADKLDNVPLPLYEQIVDVGGQEPTMPQVSLAEFPSVSYREDENIAKIEHDASTMSHGSADVIDDEPAQKDAKTDGTSVVEQRGGGRRKRGRPPKAQGQAARTLSRRKEEEEVCFICFDGGDLVVCDRRGCPKVYHPSCVNRDEAFFRAKGRWTCGWHICSSCERSAHHMCFTCTHALCRGCIKESGFFCVRGNKGFCQTCMSTVMLIETNEHGNEKMIRVDFDDKSSFEYLFKDYWLELKAKLSLTLEELTRAKNSTKKSDVATEKEDSSDDLHNAKQAQVSSSDSSPEHKESLSSRRKIRKRSRNTVNEEGSVKVVENDGTSVSRDSNWASDELLEFVLHMKNGDRTALSQFDVQGLLLEYIKTNKLRDPRRKSQIVCDSRLQNLFGKQRVGHFEMLKLLESHFLLKDVSPLDTEDKQGGVVDPDPDTDQINAKTSDISLKIMPDKRRKTRKKVEKELLNDLDDYAAIDVHNISLMYLCRNLMEELVDDISFEEKVIGSFVRIRISGVGQRQDLYRLVQVVGTSRAAERYKSGKKTTDVTLEILNLNKEEVIPIDIISNQEFTEEECKRLRQSIKCGFIGRLTVGDVQEKAGSLQAVRINDWLESEKLRLGHLRDRASEKGRRKELRECVEKLQLLNTPEERNRRLNEVPEIHTDPHMDPDYESAEEEESDIRKQDYYNRSRGSSFVRNGKEVKSPGKGGSILSASWSGSRKNSNTWESNRSTLIEGASITDSSSVRGVNTIEFSLNQANDVCQASSSEASKNHGIASSSDASLYNEKVIRSEQLADGAQGNKKASLPGGLAAIANESDKIWHYQDPSGKIQGPFSIIQLRKWNTTGYFPRNLKIWRTSEKQEDSILLSDALVGQFEKDLPEWEPHNNSTSQSATNLEGIHRGSINIALSNSKNDAQKYKFGENEKWDTRDSPNVSIPTAQPSSKCWLIAEGSINKHLSSSASLQTTTSASVSTSRGREELQCSLTINESSRSSSHSLRELDTCSGQVVLGQNVILDGAKSHSASRSTTDTVLLGKTIALTQHPDKIDALGNFHKKNSELESSSASENQTAPELPLRDEMNRPSYVMDFGGSSSTKIGAGLCSNQSLEMKMTLSRRPAASGILSSEHDQLSSSQSDDKQDHLFVLHGQHDPDKELLRVHDRSSDETTRKSDGSGRNSDFVACAQKGTSVSSVCFHPERLSFQLETSDPSKDPKENTHVTEVENLAPAASSKIFRVDSMRNSAPLAVSVDNQLHQTLTVPYPGSNLVPEVSSEAPDLSAHPSNAAANLFVQSISAQRSQTSAAPTPEPHKPGHEPMHSATHTKSSNKLTPSVPHMTPNGWNTATGSAIVNNTHSLPSDGSNTLSSSHFGVNATLVPVQQTQLGFDPGSSVQNTGFAVAAQNPNVNLGPVQGTGNMNWTPVPQGNMNAGWGMVAHGSMNMPCGQSAQTIANLNMGLGAQNQVNTMMNTGWVAPAHGNTNMNVAWVSPVVGNTKQPSGWGGQSQGNLTANPVWTMLLPGHHTNPSPGWVAPAPSNANQSWETPAQGTMNTDASWGSQQGNINPCWVPSAGNSQSSSTRPPQSGSRRLGRCDNLQGNDSGQAKQRPSWNRMQSGGGSSLPPRGQTGICKFHEMGHCKKGASCNYFHP, encoded by the exons ATGGAAGAAGAATCGGGAGGAGAGGATGCCCGGGACGTCGCGGAGCCCTATTCGCCACCGTCGCCGTCGGTGGGGGTTGACGAGGCCCGTCTTTCCCAATGCGATCGGGCGGAGTGCGGAGGAGAGGCTGGTTGTTCTTCCGTGCACCAGGGCTCCTCCGTGGCGTCGCCCCACTTCGGCTCGGACGTAGATGTCCTGAAACTTGCCACCTTGGAGTCTGTCCCTGATGTCACCTACGCCGGTGATGGTGATGGAGAGGCGGCGTCATTGGAGGTGAAGGAAGCCGATGACTCGCCAATTTTCCTGCGGGGGCAGGTGGCGGAGCACGATGAGGCAGAGGTCTCGTTGCCTCAGGGCTTTCCCGTGGGATCCTCCTGCTGCTCTGATGGAGGTTTTGAGAAAGTGATCGTATTTGAGCCTGATGCAGGTGACCTCTTGAAAGAGGAGGTACTGCACATGGCAGCGGAAGAGACCAAAAGCACGCTAATTCCCCAATGGCAACAGGGCAAGGATAGTCTCAAGCAAGAGGTTTCGAGTTCTCTGGGCTCGCCTGCTGTGTCTCCCTCTGGTTCTGATGGCGTTCTCCTGAAATTTGCTTCCTTTGAGACTGACGCCACCGCCACCATTGCTGGTGAAGATGGTGCTGTGGAAGAGGCAAATATGGATGTCGACAGTGTGCAAGTTCCCCTACAGCATCATGAGAAGGACGGTGTTCAGGAAGAGGTTCTGATGCTTCCCTGTAGCTCTGATGTTGGCCTTCTGAAATTTGTTGCCTCTGAGACCGTCATCAGTGCCAACACTGCAAACGATGATGTTGCTCTGGAAGAGGCAGTGACTCAGATGGATGTCGATGGTGTGCTAAGTTTCGCATGTAAGCAGGCAGAGAACTGTGGGGGGGAGGACATTTCAATGCCTAAGAGCCCTGCTGCTTTGTCACCCTCCGTCTCCAAAGAACGACTTGAGAAAGTAGCAGCCTTTGAGATTGACGCTCTTGCCACCGCAGGCGATGATGATGCTGTGAAGGAAGAGGTGTCATTGGTTGATGCGGACAAATTGGACAATGTACCGCTTCCCCTATATGAGCAGATAGTAGATGTTGGGGGGCAAGAACCTACGATGCCTCAGGTCTCCCTTGCTGAGTTTCCCTCTGTCTCTTATAGAGAAGATGAGAACATTGCTAAGATTGAGCATGATGCATCCACCATGTCTCATGGCAGTGCTGATGTTATCGATGATGAGCCAGCACAAAAGGATGCAAAGACAGATGGCACATCAGTTGTTGAACAAAGGGGTGGAGGGCGGCGGAAGAGGGGCCGACCACCGAAGGCTCAGGGACAGGCAGCGAGGACACTTTCaaggagaaaagaggaggaagaggtgtgCTTTATATGCTTTGATGGAGGTGATCTTGTGGTCTGTGATCGTAG AGGGTGTCCAAAGGTATACCATCCTTCATGTGTTAATCGAGATGAGGCTTTTTTCCGTGCAAAGGGTCGATGGACCTGTG GCTGGCATATATGTAGCAGCTGCGAAAGATCTGCccaccatatgtgctttacttgtaCTCATGCTTTGTGTAGAGGGTGCATCAAAGAATCTGGATTTTTTTGTGTCAGAGGAAATAAAGGCTTCTGCCAAACATGCATGAGCACTGTGATGCTGATAGAGACAAATGAGCATGGGAATGAGAAAATG ATCAGAGTAGATTTTGATGACAAAAGTAGTTTTGAATATTTGTTCAAAGACTACTGGTTAGAATTGAAAGCAAAATTATCATTGACATTGGAAGAATTGACAAGGGCCAAAAACTCGACTAAGAAATCCGATGTAGCCACTGAAAAAGAGGACTCTTCTGATGATTTGCATAATGCTAAACAAGCACAAGTGTCAAGTTCAGACAGCTCTCCAGAGCATAAAGAAAGCCTTTCTTCCAGGAGGAAGATAAGGAAAAGATCTAGAAACACTGTCAATGAGGAAGGCTCAGTAAAAGTAGTAGAAAATGATGGGACATCGGTCTCCAGGGACAGCAACTGGGCTTCAGATGAACTTTTAGAGTTTGTGTTGCATATGAAAAATGGTGATAGGACTGCTCTATCCCAGTTTGATGTTCAAGGTCTTTTGCTTGAGTATATTAAAACAAATAAACTCCGTGATCCTCGTAGAAAAAGCCAGATTGTTTGTGATTCAAGGCTACAGAACCTTTTTGGAAAGCAACGTGTGGGGCATTTTGAAATGCTGAAACTTCTTGAATCACATTTTCTTTTGAAAGATGTTTCACCACTGGATACTGAGGACAAGCAAGGAGGGGTTGTAGATCCTGATCCTGATACTGATCAAATAAATGCAAAAACTAGTGATATATCCTTGAAGATAATGCCCGACAAGAGacgaaaaacaagaaagaaggtGGAGAAGGAGCTACTAAATGACCTTGATGATTATGCAGCAATCGATGTTCATAACATAAGCTTAATGTATCTATGTCGCAATTTAATGGAGGAGTTGGTTGATGATATTTCATTTGAAGAGAAAGTTATTGGATCATTTGTAAGGATAAGGATTTCTGGTGTTGGTCAACGGCAAGATCTGTACCGATTAGTCCAAGTTGTTG GTACAAGCAGAGCAGCAGAAAGATACAAAAGCGGGAAGAAGACTACTGATGTCACACTTGAGATACTGAATTTAAACAAGGAGGAGGTTATTCCCATTGATATTATATCTAATCAGGAGTTCACCGAG GAGGAATGCAAACGCTTAAGACAAAGTATTAAATGTGGATTTATTGGTCGGCTAACAGTG GGAGATGTTCAGGAAAAGGCTGGATCTCTCCAGGCTGTTAGAATAAATGAT TGGTTGGAAAGTGAGAAGTTAAGACTTGGTCATCTTCGTGATCGTGCTAGTGAAAAAGGTCGTAGAAAAGA GCTTAGAGAGTGTGTAGAGAAGCTGCAGCTATTGAACACACCTGAAGAGCGTAATCGTAGGCTTAATGAGGTCCCTGAAATACATACTGACCCACATATGGATCCGGACTATGAGTCTGCCGAGGAAGAAGAGTCAGATATAAGAAAACAAG ATTACTATAACAGATCAAGAGGATCTTCCTTCGTTAGGAATGGGAAGGAGGTTAAGTCTCCTGGAAAAGGAGGTTCTATTTTAAGTGCTAGCTGGAGTGGTTCACGGAAAAATTCAAACACTTGGGAGTCAAACAGAAGTACACTGATTGAAGGTGCTTCTATTACAGATTCTTCTTCTGTCAGAGGTGTCAATACAATCGAGTTTTCCTTGAATCAGGCTAATGATGTGTGCCAGGCAAGTAGTTCTGAGGCTTCAAAAAATCATGGGATTGCAAGTTCTTCAGATGCCAGTCTTTATAACGAGAAAGTGATTAGATCTGAACAGTTAGCTGATGGTGCGCAAGGAAATAAAAAAGCATCTTTACCAGGTGGGCTTGCAGCAATAGCAAATGAATCGGATAAGATTTGGCACTATCAAGATCCCTCTGGGAAAATTCAAGGGCCATTTTCAATCATTCAATTACGAAAGTGGAATACTACTGGATACTTCCctcgtaatttgaaaatatgGAGAACTTCTGAGAAGCAAGAAGACTCCATATTACTGAGTGATGCACTGGTTGGTCAATTTGAGAAAGACTTGCCGGAGTGGGAACCTCACAATAACAGCACTTCCCAATCAGCAACTAATTTGGAAGGTATTCACAGAGGAAGTATTAATATTGCATTGTCTAACAGCAAGAACGATGCACAAAAATATAAATTTGGAGAAAATGAGAAGTGGGACACCAGGGATTCACCAAATGTGTCTATTCCTACTGCACAACCAAGTAGCAAATGTTGGTTGATCGCTGAAGGTTCTATAAATAAACACTTGTCATCTAGTGCTTCTTTGCAAACTACCACTTCAGCCTCGGTTAGCACTTCGAGGGGCAGGGAGGAACTGCAGTGTTCCCTGACGATTAATGAATCCAGTAGAAGTTCATCACATTCATTGAGGGAATTGGACACATGCTCCGGACAAGTTGTGCTTGGTCAAAACGTTATTTTAGATGGTGCTAAATCTCATTCTGCATCTCGATCCACAACAGACACTGTTTTATTGGGGAAAACCATTGCTTTGACCCAGCATCCAGATAAAATTGATGCTTTGGGTAACTTTCACAAAAAGAATTCTGAACTTGAGTCATCATCAGCTTCAGAAAATCAAACAGCTCCTGAGTTGCCTCTGAGGGATGAAATGAACCGACCAAGTTATGTGATGGATTTTGGTGGCTCTAGTTCCACCAAAATTGGGGCTGGCTTGTGCAGCAACCAGTCATTAGAAATGAAGATGACCCTGTCCCGTAGACCGGCAGCAAGTGGGATATTATCTTCTGAACATGATCAGCTATCTTCTTCTCAGTCGGATGATAAGCAGGATCATCTTTTTGTCTTGCATGGCCAACATGATCCTGACAAGGAGTTGCTGAGAGTGCATGATAGATCATCTGATGAAACTACAAGGAAATCAGATGGAAGTGGAAGAAATAGTGATTTTGTGGCTTGTGCTCAAAAGGGGACTTCAGTTTCATCCGTTTGCTTCCATCCTGAGAGGCTTAGTTTTCAATTGGAGACTAGTGATCCATCTAAAGATCCCAAGGAAAACACTCATGTGACTGAAGTAGAAAATTTAGCACCAGCAGCCAGTTCCAAAATTTTCAGGGTTGACTCAATGAGGAATTCAGCTCCTCTTGCTGTTTCTGTGGACAACCAGTTACATCAAACTTTAACTGTTCCATATCCAGGATCTAATCTAGTCCCGGAGGTCTCATCTGAAGCACCTGATCTAAGTGCTCATCCTAGTAATGCAGCTGCTAACTTATTTGTTCAATCAATCTCAGCTCAGAGGTCACAAACATCTGCAGCTCCCACCCCAGAGCCACACAAACCAGGTCATGAGCCTATGCATTCTGCAACACATACAAAGAGCAGTAACAAGTTGACTCCATCTGTACCACACATGACACCTAATGGATGGAACACTGCTACTGGTTCTGCCATAGTTAACAATACCCACTCGCTTCCTTCCGATGGTTCTAACACACTCTCGTCTTCTCATTTTGGTGTGAATGCAACTCTTGTACCTGTTCAACAAACACAACTGGGTTTTGATCCTGGATCCAGTGTTCAAAACACTGGTTTTGCAGTGGCTGCACAAAATCCAAACGTAAACCTTGGGCCTGTTCAAGGTACTGGAAATATGAATTGGACACCAGTGCCACAAGGAAACATGAATGCTGGCTGGGGAATGGTAGCACACGGTAGCATGAACATGCCTTGTGGACAATCAGCTCAAACTATTGCAAATCTGAACATGGGTCTGGGAGCTCAAAATCAGGTAAATACAATGATGAACACAGGTTGGGTAGCACCAGCACATGGAAACACAAATATGAATGTAGCTTGGGTATCTCCGGTGGTGGGGAACACTAAGCAACCTTCTGGATGGGGAGGTCAGTCGCAAGGAAATTTAACAGCAAATCCTGTTTGGACCATGCTTTTACCAGGTCATCACACAAACCCTAGTCCTGGTTGGGTAGCACCGGCACCctcaaatgcaaaccagagttggGAAACACCAGCACAGGGGACCATGAATACAGATGCTTCCTGGGGATCACAACAAGGAAATATCAACCCATGTTGGGTTCCATCAGCTGGAAATTCTCAGAGCTCAAGTACACGACCACCACAAAGTGGAAGCAGGCGTTTGGGTCGGTGTGACAACTTGCAAGGCAATGACTCAGGGCAAGCAAAACAGAGGCCTTCATGGAACAGGATGCAGTCTGGTGGGGGATCATCTCTACCTCCAAGAGGGCAGACGGGCATATGCAAATTCCACGAGATGGGGCACTGCAAGAAAGGAGCATCATGTAACTATTTCCACCCATAA
- the LOC135672329 gene encoding auxin-induced protein 22D-like, which translates to MEDLDNLKATELTLGLPGTSDAPEKPATVSSRVNKRTNEECCTFARNRSEDTAAPAAKARAVGWPPVRSYRMNSSRARKLETEDNSGIYVKVSMDGAPYLRKVDLRIYNGYKELRNALDDKFRCFSLGGVEAHTGESDNAITYEDRDGDWMLVGDVPWEMFISSCKRLRIMKGYEARGQ; encoded by the exons ATGGAAGATCTTGACAACCTCAAGGCAACCGAGCTGACGCTCGGTCTCCCAGGGACGTCCGATGCGCCGGAGAAGCCAGCGACGGTCTCCTCTAGGGTTAACAAGCGGACAAACGAGGAGTGCTGCACTTTTGCAAGGAACAGATCCGAGGATACCGCGGCGCCTGCAGCTAA AGCAAGAGCAGTCGGATGGCCGCCTGTTAGATCTTACAGGATGAACAGCTCTAGGGCAAGGAAGCTGGAGACGGAAGATAACTCCGGGATCTACGTGAAGGTCAGCATGGATGGAGCTCCTTACTTGAGGAAAGTGGATCTCAGGATCTACAATGGCTATAAGGAGCTCAGGAACGCCTTAGATGACAAGTTCAGATGCTTTTCCTTAG GAGGTGTAGAAGCACATACTGGTGAGTCTGACAACGCAATCACATATGAAGACAGAGATGGAGACTGGATGTTGGTTGGAGATGTTCCATGGGA GATGTTCATCTCTTCGTGCAAGAGGCTGAGGATAATGAAGGGATATGAAGCAAGAGGTCAATGA